The Arachis hypogaea cultivar Tifrunner chromosome 14, arahy.Tifrunner.gnm2.J5K5, whole genome shotgun sequence genome has a segment encoding these proteins:
- the LOC140178496 gene encoding probable xyloglucan galactosyltransferase GT13: MMDNKSPLRRYFEQFRFVFLTIFLFYMSMILLDYYSVIKENGFSLKPFKTNGANHHHVDNDNTPITPSIPSLNFTQNNSTTNGVEFNSTQEKQMIPPPPPPPLIRDNNNVNVDELIVTPNSNNKAPPIRNSDPCYGQYIYVHKLPSRFNDDLLKRCRSLLHWGDMCPYLTNLGLGPKIIENAKVLLKDTWYQTNQFSLEVIFHNIMKHYKCLTNDSALASAIFVPYYAGLNVGQYLWGYDDGIRDEAPLALVEWLSNQKEWKRMWGRDHFLIGGRTAYDFRRKSGDFGDWGTKLMFLPEARNMSMLTIETDSYDNDFPIPYPTYFHPSKDLQVSLWQKRMRRMKRPYLFSFAGAPRPNAPYSIRNELIRQCLSSRSCKLLSCYKGKNNKNTCEDPVSIMSVFQKSIFCLEPSGDSYTRRSTFDAILAGCIPVFFHPKSAYEQYRWHLPKDYLSYSVFIPEGDVRENKAIINDTLARISRTRISKMREEVIRLIPRVTYREPRSRLGKVEDAFDIAVKGIIRRVEEIKKEISSTDNVYYSNE; the protein is encoded by the coding sequence ATGATGGACAATAAGTCACCATTGAGGAGGTACTTTGAACAATTCCGGTTTGTTTTTCTCACCATCTTTCTTTTCTACATGTCAATGATTCTCTTGGATTATTATTCTGTGATCAAAGAAAATGGTTTCTCCTTAAAACCATTCAAAACCAATGGTGCAAATCATCATCATGTTGATAATGATAATACTCCTATTACACCTTCAATTCCCTCACTCAATTTCACTCAAaacaattcaacaacaaatgGGGTTGAATTCAATAGCACACAAGAGAAACAAATGATtcctccccctcctcctcctcctttgattAGAGACAACAACAATGTTAATGTTGATGAACTTATTGTTACACCAAATAGTAATAATAAGGCTCCACCAATAAGAAATTCAGACCCTTGTTATGGCCAATATATCTATGTTCATAAACTTCCTAGCAGGTTCAATGATGATTTATTAAAGAGATGTCGCAGTTTATTGCATTGGGGTGATATGTGTCCTTATCTCACAAATTTAGGACTTGGTCCTAAGATTATTGAGAATGCAAAGGTTTTGTTGAAGGATACTTGGTACCAAACAAACCAATTCTCCTTAGAAGTTATTTTCCACAACATTATGAAGCATTACAAGTGCTTAACCAATGATTCTGCATTGGCCTCAGCAATATTTGTGCCTTATTATGCTGGTCTTAATGTTGGTCAATATCTTTGGGGATATGATGATGGAATTAGAGATGAAGCTCCATTAGCACTTGTGGAATGGCTTTCAAATCAGAAAGAATGGAAGAGGATGTGGGGTAGGGATCATTTTTTGATTGGTGGAAGAACAGCATATGATTTCAGAAGAAAAAGTGGTGATTTTGGTGATTGGGGGACCAAGTTAATGTTCTTGCCAGAAGCTAGGAACATGTCAATGTTGACAATTGAGACAGATTCCTATGACAATGATTTCCCAATTCCATATCCAACTTACTTTCACCCTTCAAAGGATCTTCAGGTTTCTTTGTGGCAAAAgagaatgagaagaatgaagaggcCTTATTTGTTCTCCTTCGCGGGCGCCCCAAGGCCTAATGCACCGTATTCCATCAGAAACGAGCTCATCAGACAATGCCTGTCTTCTAGAAGTTGCAAACTCCTAAGCTGCTACAAGggtaaaaacaacaaaaatacttgtGAAGATCCGGTCAGCATCAtgagtgtttttcaaaaatcaatcttTTGCTTGGAGCCGTCCGGCGATTCCTACACGAGGAGATCAACTTTCGACGCGATCTTAGCCGGCTGCATACCGGTTTTCTTCCATCCAAAGTCAGCTTATGAACAATATAGATGGCATTTACCAAAAGACTATTTAAGCTACTCTGTGTTCATACCTGAAGGTGATGTTAGAGAGAACAAAGCAATTATCAATGACACATTGGCTAGGATTTCTAGGACTAGAATTTCTAAGATGAGAGAAGAAGTTATTAGGCTTATTCCAAGAGTTACATACCGTGAACCAAGGTCTAGATTAGGGAAAGTTGAGGATGCATTTGATATAGCAGTTAAGGGTATTatcagaagagtagaagaaataaaaaaggagATTTCATCAACAGACAATGTTTACTATTCTAATGAATGA